A single region of the Micropterus dolomieu isolate WLL.071019.BEF.003 ecotype Adirondacks linkage group LG02, ASM2129224v1, whole genome shotgun sequence genome encodes:
- the spag9a gene encoding sperm associated antigen 9a isoform X8: MELEDGVVYQDDPGTSAMMSERVSGLANSIYREFERLIGKYDEDVVKELMPLVVAVLENLDSVFAENQEHEVELELLKEDNEQLITQYEREKALRKHAEEKFIEFEDTHEQDKKDLQNHVDRMESHSRQLELKIKNYVDQIGRLEERELELKKEYNSLHQRHTEMIHNYMEHVERIKMQQISETSESSTAGRVRRERPLSLGIFPSSGGVSLLTPDPQTKAETLSTEGWRFTDPSQPRSNTSLKQLDFVDPPKEMEGKSAQDSSWGNSLADDCKDELSDFTGSKSATPMSTTASDMEREDGNSKSMEVQAAPGTRSISVGLPENEDNSDVQDIIESTPELVMDLIGYKPCSTPTKGIENMAFDRNTDSLFEELSSAGTGLIGDVDEGADLLGMGREVENLIQENSQLLETKNALNVVNKDLILKVDELTCENEMLQGELEALLQAKTKLEDKTRELEEELKKVRLEVEEVKHKTKDEEDSDVPTAQRKRFTRVEMARVLMERNQYKERLMELQEAVRWTEMIRASRENPTLAEKKKSSIWQFFSRLFSPSSSAPAIKKVESQSNVKYNAPGSLVKRSSTFSQFPTEKSKTFDFLNEEKDQCSSPSRRELKRAQYRQVKAHMQKEDGRVTAHGWSLPSKYKEMKVANGGQVENKMNLPVPVYLRPLDQKDASMKLWCAAGVNLSGGRTLPTSELTKQTKGSQNSLDQMEQESKDQEKAEQEKELVLQDETSSRVWVCTSTHSSTKVMVLDASQPSDLLDSFYACNTHVVCIASVPGVLETDYPAGEEVPQDLEASQGDRASLAGSVASVGSAGSDGATAAEGTTAIPQTASSGVTDQPAEHSGYSGSVELSRETSPAEDGIPTAEEATEATEANAGVGEEGEEDQGADQNQPGIYTEHVFTDPLGVGPTDSSPADTQREPWQDGLTSLPEDSDPSEGEVLRMSSALPTMWLGAQNGCLYVHSSVARWRKCLHAIKLKDSILGIVHVKGRVLVALADGTLAIFHRGIADGQWDLTNYHLLDLGRPHHSIRCMTVVHDKVWCGYRNKIYVIQPKAMRIEQKSFDAHPRKESQVRQLAWVGDGIWVSIRLDSTLRLFHAHTYQHLQDVDIEPYVSKMLGTGKLGFSFVRITALTVSCSRLWVGTGNGVIISIPLSEANKTTGTVPNRPGSAVRVYGDDSSDGAMPGSFVPYCSMAHAQLCFHGHRDAVKFFVTVPGQAMPPPGSADSGSDDPPSESSDTATSEPKTYLVMSGGEGYIDFRMGDEGGELDGLSGPTGSQQSAPTKGEQSHLIVWQVTTSHD, from the exons AACAGGATAAGAAGGACCTGCAGAACCATGTGGACAGAATGGAGTCCCACTCCAGGCAACTGGAGCTCAAGATCAAGAACTACGTAGACCAGA TTGGCAGATTAGAAGAACGTGAATTGGAGCTCAAGAAGGAATACAACTCTCTCCATCAGCGACACACAGAG ATGATCCATAATTATATGGAGCACGTAGAGAGGATCAAAATGCAGCAGATTAGTGAGACCTCAGAGTCGAGCACGGCCGGCCGAGTCAG GAGAGAGCGGCCTCTTTCTTTGGGGATCTTTCCATCGTCTGGTGGGGTGTCCCTGCTAACCCCAGACCCCCAGACCAAGGCAGAGACACTGAGCACAGAGGGCTGGAGGTTTACCGACCCATCACAACCACGGTCCAATACCAGCCTCAAG CAGTTGGACTTTGTCGACCCCCCAAAGGAAATGGAGGGTAAGAGTGCGCAGGACTCTTCTTGGGGGAATTCACTGGCAGACGACTGCAAG GATGAGCTGTCGGACTTCACTGGCTCCAAGTCAGCTACTCCGATGTCCACCACAGCCTCGGACATGGAGAGGGAAGATGGGAATAGTAAGAGCATGGAGGTGCAGGCTGCACCGGGAACCAGATCCATATCAGTGG GTTTGCCTGAAAATGAGGACAACTCAGATGTGCAGGACATCATAGAGTCCACCCCTGAGCTGGTCATGGATCTCATTGGATACAAACCCTGCAG CACCCCTACTAAAGGCATTGAGAACATGGCATTTGACCGCAATACAGACTCTCTGTTTGAAGAGCTGTCATCTGCAGGCACCGGACTCATAGGGGATGTTGATGAAGGGGCCGACCTGCTGG GTATGGGCCGGGAAGTTGAAAATCTCATTCAGGAGAATTCACAGCTGCTTGAGACAAA GAATGCTCTGAACGTGGTGAATAAAGACTTGATCTTGAAGGTAGACGAGTTGACCTGTGAGAATGAGATGTTGCAGGGAGAGCTGGAGGCTTTGCTGCAGGCCAAGACCAAGCTGGAGgacaagaccagagagctggaggaggaactCAAAAA AGTACGACTTGAGGTGGAGGAAGTGAAACATAAAACTAAAGATGAAGAAGAT AGTGACGTACCTACAGCCCAGAGGAAGCGCTTCACCAGAGTGGAAATGGCCAGAGTGCTGATGGAAAGGAACCAGTACAAAGAGAGACTGATGGAGCTGCAGGAAGCTGTGCGGTGGACAGAGATGATCAG GGCCTCGAGAGAAAATCCAACACtcgcagaaaaaaagaaatccagCATCTGGCAGTT CTTCAGCAGACTGTTTAGCCCCTCCTCAAGTGCCCCTGCTATAAAGAAGGTGGAGTCCCAGTCCAACGTGAAGTACAACGCCCCGGGCAGCCTTGTGAAGAGGAGTAGCACCTTCTCCCAATTCCCTACAGAGAAGTCCAAGACTTTCGACTTCCTCAATGAAGA AAAGGACCAGTGCAGTTCGCCCTCACGTAGAGAGCTGAAGAGAGcccagtacagacaggtgaaggCCCACATGCAGAAGGAGGATGGACGAGTCACTGCACACGGCTGGAGCCTGCCCAGCAAATACAAGGAAATGAAG GTAGCAAATGGTGGACAGGTGGAGAACAAAATGAACTTACCTGTGCCAGTATACTTGAGACCTCTGGATCAGAAAGATGCTTCTATGAAG CTGTGGTGTGCAGCAGGGGTCAACCTGTCTGGAGGGAGGACATTACCCACATCAGAGCTCACTAAGCAGACGAAGGGCTCTCAGAATAGCCTGGACCAGATGGAGCAAGAGAGTAAG GATCAGGAGAAAGCAGAGCAGGAGAAGGAGTTGGTACTTCAGGACGAAACATCCAGTAGGGTGTGGGTGTGCACCAGCACCCACTCCTCCACCAAGGTTATGGTGCTGGATGCCAGTCAGCCCTCTGACCTACTTGACAGCTTCTACGCCTGCAACACCCACGTTGTCTGCATTGCCAGTGTGCCAG GTGTGTTGGAGACTGATTATCCGGCAGGCGAAGAGGTACCTCAAGACCTGGAGGCTAGCCAAGGTGACAGGGCTTCACTGGCTGGCAGTGTGGCCAGTGTGGGCTCTGCAGGCAGCGATGGTGCGACGGCAGCAGAGGGGACCACCGCCATCCCCCAGACAGCCAGCTCAGGTGTCACTGATCAGCCGGCTGAGCACAGCGGCTACTCTGGCTCAG TTGAGCTGTCCAGAGAGACCAGTCCAGCAGAAGATGGCATTCCCACGGCGGAAGAGGCAACCGAAGCGACGGAGGCTAACGCTGGTGTGGGCGAAGAAGGGGAGGAGGACCAGGGAGCGGATCAAAACCAGCCAGGAATCTACACTGAGCACGTGTTCACTGATCCGCTGGGGGTGGGACCCACTGACTCCtctcctgcagacacacaaag GGAACCTTGGCAGGATGGTCTGACTTCCTTGCCAGAAGACTCAGACCCATCGGAGGGGGAAGTCCTGAGGATGAGCAGCGCCCTCCCCACCATGTGGCTGGGAGCTCAGAACGGATG TCTGTATGTCCACTCGTCTGTGGCTCGATGGAGGAAGTGTCTCCATGCCATAAAGCTGAAGGACTCCATCCTTGGCATAGT GCACGTTAAAGGGAGAGTGCTGGTGGCTTTGGCTGATGGGACTTTAGCAATTTTCCACAGAGGCATTG CAGACGGTCAGTGGGATTTAACCAACTACCACCTGTTGGATCTGGGCCGGCCCCACCACTCTATCCGCTGTATGACTGTAGTGCATGACAAGGTGTGGTGCGGCTACAGGAACAAGATCTACGTCATCCAGCCTAAAGCCATGAGGATAGAG CAGAAGTCGTTTGATGCTCATCCTCGCAAGGAGAGTCAGGTGCGGCAGCTGGCCTGGGTCGGAGACGGCATCTGGGTGTCCATCCGACTGGATTCAACTCTACGCTTGTTTCACGCCcacacctaccagcacctccagGATGTGGACATCGAGCCCTACGTCAGCAAGATGTTGG gtacGGGTAAGCTGGGCTTCTCGTTTGTGAGAATTACAGCTCTGACGGTGTCCTGCAGCCGACTGTGGGTGGGGACAGGAAACGGCGTCATCATCTCCATCCCGCTGTCTGAAG CCAACAAGACAACGGGAACAGTGCCAAATCGGCCCGGCAGTGCTGTACGAGTTTACGGTGATGACAGTTCAGACGGCGCCATGCCAGGCAGCTTTGTGCCATACTGCTCAATGGCCCACGCCCAGCTGTGTTTCCACGGACATCGAGATGCTGTCAAGTTCTTTGTCACCGTGCCAG GTCAGGCAATGCCCCCTCCTGGCAGTGCAGATTCAGGCTCAGATGACCCACCATCTGAATCCTCTGACACAGCGACCTCTGAGCCCAAAACCTACCTGGTCATGAGTGGTGGCGAAGGCTACATTGACTTCAGAATGG GTGATGAAGGCGGTGAGTTGGACGGTTTATCAGGGCCTACAGGCAGCCAGCAGTCTGCACCTACAAAGGGCGAGCAGAGCCACCTCATCGTCTGGCAGGTCACAACCTCCCatgattga
- the spag9a gene encoding sperm associated antigen 9a isoform X7, whose protein sequence is MELEDGVVYQDDPGTSAMMSERVSGLANSIYREFERLIGKYDEDVVKELMPLVVAVLENLDSVFAENQEHEVELELLKEDNEQLITQYEREKALRKHAEEKFIEFEDTHEQDKKDLQNHVDRMESHSRQLELKIKNYVDQIGRLEERELELKKEYNSLHQRHTEMIHNYMEHVERIKMQQISETSESSTAGRVRRERPLSLGIFPSSGGVSLLTPDPQTKAETLSTEGWRFTDPSQPRSNTSLKQLDFVDPPKEMEGKSAQDSSWGNSLADDCKDELSDFTGSKSATPMSTTASDMEREDGNSKSMEVQAAPGTRSISVGLPENEDNSDVQDIIESTPELVMDLIGYKPCSTPTKGIENMAFDRNTDSLFEELSSAGTGLIGDVDEGADLLVEYSGMGREVENLIQENSQLLETKNALNVVNKDLILKVDELTCENEMLQGELEALLQAKTKLEDKTRELEEELKKVRLEVEEVKHKTKDEEDSDVPTAQRKRFTRVEMARVLMERNQYKERLMELQEAVRWTEMIRASRENPTLAEKKKSSIWQFFSRLFSPSSSAPAIKKVESQSNVKYNAPGSLVKRSSTFSQFPTEKSKTFDFLNEEKDQCSSPSRRELKRAQYRQVKAHMQKEDGRVTAHGWSLPSKYKEMKVANGGQVENKMNLPVPVYLRPLDQKDASMKLWCAAGVNLSGGRTLPTSELTKQTKGSQNSLDQMEQESKDQEKAEQEKELVLQDETSSRVWVCTSTHSSTKVMVLDASQPSDLLDSFYACNTHVVCIASVPGVLETDYPAGEEVPQDLEASQGDRASLAGSVASVGSAGSDGATAAEGTTAIPQTASSGVTDQPAEHSGYSGSVELSRETSPAEDGIPTAEEATEATEANAGVGEEGEEDQGADQNQPGIYTEHVFTDPLGVGPTDSSPADTQREPWQDGLTSLPEDSDPSEGEVLRMSSALPTMWLGAQNGCLYVHSSVARWRKCLHAIKLKDSILGIVHVKGRVLVALADGTLAIFHRGIADGQWDLTNYHLLDLGRPHHSIRCMTVVHDKVWCGYRNKIYVIQPKAMRIEQKSFDAHPRKESQVRQLAWVGDGIWVSIRLDSTLRLFHAHTYQHLQDVDIEPYVSKMLGTGKLGFSFVRITALTVSCSRLWVGTGNGVIISIPLSEANKTTGTVPNRPGSAVRVYGDDSSDGAMPGSFVPYCSMAHAQLCFHGHRDAVKFFVTVPGQAMPPPGSADSGSDDPPSESSDTATSEPKTYLVMSGGEGYIDFRMGDEGGELDGLSGPTGSQQSAPTKGEQSHLIVWQVTTSHD, encoded by the exons AACAGGATAAGAAGGACCTGCAGAACCATGTGGACAGAATGGAGTCCCACTCCAGGCAACTGGAGCTCAAGATCAAGAACTACGTAGACCAGA TTGGCAGATTAGAAGAACGTGAATTGGAGCTCAAGAAGGAATACAACTCTCTCCATCAGCGACACACAGAG ATGATCCATAATTATATGGAGCACGTAGAGAGGATCAAAATGCAGCAGATTAGTGAGACCTCAGAGTCGAGCACGGCCGGCCGAGTCAG GAGAGAGCGGCCTCTTTCTTTGGGGATCTTTCCATCGTCTGGTGGGGTGTCCCTGCTAACCCCAGACCCCCAGACCAAGGCAGAGACACTGAGCACAGAGGGCTGGAGGTTTACCGACCCATCACAACCACGGTCCAATACCAGCCTCAAG CAGTTGGACTTTGTCGACCCCCCAAAGGAAATGGAGGGTAAGAGTGCGCAGGACTCTTCTTGGGGGAATTCACTGGCAGACGACTGCAAG GATGAGCTGTCGGACTTCACTGGCTCCAAGTCAGCTACTCCGATGTCCACCACAGCCTCGGACATGGAGAGGGAAGATGGGAATAGTAAGAGCATGGAGGTGCAGGCTGCACCGGGAACCAGATCCATATCAGTGG GTTTGCCTGAAAATGAGGACAACTCAGATGTGCAGGACATCATAGAGTCCACCCCTGAGCTGGTCATGGATCTCATTGGATACAAACCCTGCAG CACCCCTACTAAAGGCATTGAGAACATGGCATTTGACCGCAATACAGACTCTCTGTTTGAAGAGCTGTCATCTGCAGGCACCGGACTCATAGGGGATGTTGATGAAGGGGCCGACCTGCTGG TGGAGTACTCTG GTATGGGCCGGGAAGTTGAAAATCTCATTCAGGAGAATTCACAGCTGCTTGAGACAAA GAATGCTCTGAACGTGGTGAATAAAGACTTGATCTTGAAGGTAGACGAGTTGACCTGTGAGAATGAGATGTTGCAGGGAGAGCTGGAGGCTTTGCTGCAGGCCAAGACCAAGCTGGAGgacaagaccagagagctggaggaggaactCAAAAA AGTACGACTTGAGGTGGAGGAAGTGAAACATAAAACTAAAGATGAAGAAGAT AGTGACGTACCTACAGCCCAGAGGAAGCGCTTCACCAGAGTGGAAATGGCCAGAGTGCTGATGGAAAGGAACCAGTACAAAGAGAGACTGATGGAGCTGCAGGAAGCTGTGCGGTGGACAGAGATGATCAG GGCCTCGAGAGAAAATCCAACACtcgcagaaaaaaagaaatccagCATCTGGCAGTT CTTCAGCAGACTGTTTAGCCCCTCCTCAAGTGCCCCTGCTATAAAGAAGGTGGAGTCCCAGTCCAACGTGAAGTACAACGCCCCGGGCAGCCTTGTGAAGAGGAGTAGCACCTTCTCCCAATTCCCTACAGAGAAGTCCAAGACTTTCGACTTCCTCAATGAAGA AAAGGACCAGTGCAGTTCGCCCTCACGTAGAGAGCTGAAGAGAGcccagtacagacaggtgaaggCCCACATGCAGAAGGAGGATGGACGAGTCACTGCACACGGCTGGAGCCTGCCCAGCAAATACAAGGAAATGAAG GTAGCAAATGGTGGACAGGTGGAGAACAAAATGAACTTACCTGTGCCAGTATACTTGAGACCTCTGGATCAGAAAGATGCTTCTATGAAG CTGTGGTGTGCAGCAGGGGTCAACCTGTCTGGAGGGAGGACATTACCCACATCAGAGCTCACTAAGCAGACGAAGGGCTCTCAGAATAGCCTGGACCAGATGGAGCAAGAGAGTAAG GATCAGGAGAAAGCAGAGCAGGAGAAGGAGTTGGTACTTCAGGACGAAACATCCAGTAGGGTGTGGGTGTGCACCAGCACCCACTCCTCCACCAAGGTTATGGTGCTGGATGCCAGTCAGCCCTCTGACCTACTTGACAGCTTCTACGCCTGCAACACCCACGTTGTCTGCATTGCCAGTGTGCCAG GTGTGTTGGAGACTGATTATCCGGCAGGCGAAGAGGTACCTCAAGACCTGGAGGCTAGCCAAGGTGACAGGGCTTCACTGGCTGGCAGTGTGGCCAGTGTGGGCTCTGCAGGCAGCGATGGTGCGACGGCAGCAGAGGGGACCACCGCCATCCCCCAGACAGCCAGCTCAGGTGTCACTGATCAGCCGGCTGAGCACAGCGGCTACTCTGGCTCAG TTGAGCTGTCCAGAGAGACCAGTCCAGCAGAAGATGGCATTCCCACGGCGGAAGAGGCAACCGAAGCGACGGAGGCTAACGCTGGTGTGGGCGAAGAAGGGGAGGAGGACCAGGGAGCGGATCAAAACCAGCCAGGAATCTACACTGAGCACGTGTTCACTGATCCGCTGGGGGTGGGACCCACTGACTCCtctcctgcagacacacaaag GGAACCTTGGCAGGATGGTCTGACTTCCTTGCCAGAAGACTCAGACCCATCGGAGGGGGAAGTCCTGAGGATGAGCAGCGCCCTCCCCACCATGTGGCTGGGAGCTCAGAACGGATG TCTGTATGTCCACTCGTCTGTGGCTCGATGGAGGAAGTGTCTCCATGCCATAAAGCTGAAGGACTCCATCCTTGGCATAGT GCACGTTAAAGGGAGAGTGCTGGTGGCTTTGGCTGATGGGACTTTAGCAATTTTCCACAGAGGCATTG CAGACGGTCAGTGGGATTTAACCAACTACCACCTGTTGGATCTGGGCCGGCCCCACCACTCTATCCGCTGTATGACTGTAGTGCATGACAAGGTGTGGTGCGGCTACAGGAACAAGATCTACGTCATCCAGCCTAAAGCCATGAGGATAGAG CAGAAGTCGTTTGATGCTCATCCTCGCAAGGAGAGTCAGGTGCGGCAGCTGGCCTGGGTCGGAGACGGCATCTGGGTGTCCATCCGACTGGATTCAACTCTACGCTTGTTTCACGCCcacacctaccagcacctccagGATGTGGACATCGAGCCCTACGTCAGCAAGATGTTGG gtacGGGTAAGCTGGGCTTCTCGTTTGTGAGAATTACAGCTCTGACGGTGTCCTGCAGCCGACTGTGGGTGGGGACAGGAAACGGCGTCATCATCTCCATCCCGCTGTCTGAAG CCAACAAGACAACGGGAACAGTGCCAAATCGGCCCGGCAGTGCTGTACGAGTTTACGGTGATGACAGTTCAGACGGCGCCATGCCAGGCAGCTTTGTGCCATACTGCTCAATGGCCCACGCCCAGCTGTGTTTCCACGGACATCGAGATGCTGTCAAGTTCTTTGTCACCGTGCCAG GTCAGGCAATGCCCCCTCCTGGCAGTGCAGATTCAGGCTCAGATGACCCACCATCTGAATCCTCTGACACAGCGACCTCTGAGCCCAAAACCTACCTGGTCATGAGTGGTGGCGAAGGCTACATTGACTTCAGAATGG GTGATGAAGGCGGTGAGTTGGACGGTTTATCAGGGCCTACAGGCAGCCAGCAGTCTGCACCTACAAAGGGCGAGCAGAGCCACCTCATCGTCTGGCAGGTCACAACCTCCCatgattga
- the spag9a gene encoding sperm associated antigen 9a isoform X2 — MELEDGVVYQDDPGTSAMMSERVSGLANSIYREFERLIGKYDEDVVKELMPLVVAVLENLDSVFAENQEHEVELELLKEDNEQLITQYEREKALRKHAEEKFIEFEDTHEQDKKDLQNHVDRMESHSRQLELKIKNYVDQIGRLEERELELKKEYNSLHQRHTEMIHNYMEHVERIKMQQISETSESSTAGRVRRERPLSLGIFPSSGGVSLLTPDPQTKAETLSTEGWRFTDPSQPRSNTSLKLDFVDPPKEMEGKSAQDSSWGNSLADDCKDELSDFTGSKSATPMSTTASDMEREDGNSKSMEVQAAPGTRSISVGLPENEDNSDVQDIIESTPELVMDLIGYKPCSTPTKGIENMAFDRNTDSLFEELSSAGTGLIGDVDEGADLLVEYSDLSLIGMGREVENLIQENSQLLETKNALNVVNKDLILKVDELTCENEMLQGELEALLQAKTKLEDKTRELEEELKKVRLEVEEVKHKTKDEEDSDVPTAQRKRFTRVEMARVLMERNQYKERLMELQEAVRWTEMIRASRENPTLAEKKKSSIWQFFSRLFSPSSSAPAIKKVESQSNVKYNAPGSLVKRSSTFSQFPTEKSKTFDFLNEEKDQCSSPSRRELKRAQYRQVKAHMQKEDGRVTAHGWSLPSKYKEMKVANGGQVENKMNLPVPVYLRPLDQKDASMKLWCAAGVNLSGGRTLPTSELTKQTKGSQNSLDQMEQESKDQEKAEQEKELVLQDETSSRVWVCTSTHSSTKVMVLDASQPSDLLDSFYACNTHVVCIASVPGVLETDYPAGEEVPQDLEASQGDRASLAGSVASVGSAGSDGATAAEGTTAIPQTASSGVTDQPAEHSGYSGSVELSRETSPAEDGIPTAEEATEATEANAGVGEEGEEDQGADQNQPGIYTEHVFTDPLGVGPTDSSPADTQREPWQDGLTSLPEDSDPSEGEVLRMSSALPTMWLGAQNGCLYVHSSVARWRKCLHAIKLKDSILGIVHVKGRVLVALADGTLAIFHRGIADGQWDLTNYHLLDLGRPHHSIRCMTVVHDKVWCGYRNKIYVIQPKAMRIEQKSFDAHPRKESQVRQLAWVGDGIWVSIRLDSTLRLFHAHTYQHLQDVDIEPYVSKMLGTGKLGFSFVRITALTVSCSRLWVGTGNGVIISIPLSEANKTTGTVPNRPGSAVRVYGDDSSDGAMPGSFVPYCSMAHAQLCFHGHRDAVKFFVTVPGQAMPPPGSADSGSDDPPSESSDTATSEPKTYLVMSGGEGYIDFRMGDEGGELDGLSGPTGSQQSAPTKGEQSHLIVWQVTTSHD; from the exons AACAGGATAAGAAGGACCTGCAGAACCATGTGGACAGAATGGAGTCCCACTCCAGGCAACTGGAGCTCAAGATCAAGAACTACGTAGACCAGA TTGGCAGATTAGAAGAACGTGAATTGGAGCTCAAGAAGGAATACAACTCTCTCCATCAGCGACACACAGAG ATGATCCATAATTATATGGAGCACGTAGAGAGGATCAAAATGCAGCAGATTAGTGAGACCTCAGAGTCGAGCACGGCCGGCCGAGTCAG GAGAGAGCGGCCTCTTTCTTTGGGGATCTTTCCATCGTCTGGTGGGGTGTCCCTGCTAACCCCAGACCCCCAGACCAAGGCAGAGACACTGAGCACAGAGGGCTGGAGGTTTACCGACCCATCACAACCACGGTCCAATACCAGCCTCAAG TTGGACTTTGTCGACCCCCCAAAGGAAATGGAGGGTAAGAGTGCGCAGGACTCTTCTTGGGGGAATTCACTGGCAGACGACTGCAAG GATGAGCTGTCGGACTTCACTGGCTCCAAGTCAGCTACTCCGATGTCCACCACAGCCTCGGACATGGAGAGGGAAGATGGGAATAGTAAGAGCATGGAGGTGCAGGCTGCACCGGGAACCAGATCCATATCAGTGG GTTTGCCTGAAAATGAGGACAACTCAGATGTGCAGGACATCATAGAGTCCACCCCTGAGCTGGTCATGGATCTCATTGGATACAAACCCTGCAG CACCCCTACTAAAGGCATTGAGAACATGGCATTTGACCGCAATACAGACTCTCTGTTTGAAGAGCTGTCATCTGCAGGCACCGGACTCATAGGGGATGTTGATGAAGGGGCCGACCTGCTGG TGGAGTACTCTG ACCTTAGTTTGATTG GTATGGGCCGGGAAGTTGAAAATCTCATTCAGGAGAATTCACAGCTGCTTGAGACAAA GAATGCTCTGAACGTGGTGAATAAAGACTTGATCTTGAAGGTAGACGAGTTGACCTGTGAGAATGAGATGTTGCAGGGAGAGCTGGAGGCTTTGCTGCAGGCCAAGACCAAGCTGGAGgacaagaccagagagctggaggaggaactCAAAAA AGTACGACTTGAGGTGGAGGAAGTGAAACATAAAACTAAAGATGAAGAAGAT AGTGACGTACCTACAGCCCAGAGGAAGCGCTTCACCAGAGTGGAAATGGCCAGAGTGCTGATGGAAAGGAACCAGTACAAAGAGAGACTGATGGAGCTGCAGGAAGCTGTGCGGTGGACAGAGATGATCAG GGCCTCGAGAGAAAATCCAACACtcgcagaaaaaaagaaatccagCATCTGGCAGTT CTTCAGCAGACTGTTTAGCCCCTCCTCAAGTGCCCCTGCTATAAAGAAGGTGGAGTCCCAGTCCAACGTGAAGTACAACGCCCCGGGCAGCCTTGTGAAGAGGAGTAGCACCTTCTCCCAATTCCCTACAGAGAAGTCCAAGACTTTCGACTTCCTCAATGAAGA AAAGGACCAGTGCAGTTCGCCCTCACGTAGAGAGCTGAAGAGAGcccagtacagacaggtgaaggCCCACATGCAGAAGGAGGATGGACGAGTCACTGCACACGGCTGGAGCCTGCCCAGCAAATACAAGGAAATGAAG GTAGCAAATGGTGGACAGGTGGAGAACAAAATGAACTTACCTGTGCCAGTATACTTGAGACCTCTGGATCAGAAAGATGCTTCTATGAAG CTGTGGTGTGCAGCAGGGGTCAACCTGTCTGGAGGGAGGACATTACCCACATCAGAGCTCACTAAGCAGACGAAGGGCTCTCAGAATAGCCTGGACCAGATGGAGCAAGAGAGTAAG GATCAGGAGAAAGCAGAGCAGGAGAAGGAGTTGGTACTTCAGGACGAAACATCCAGTAGGGTGTGGGTGTGCACCAGCACCCACTCCTCCACCAAGGTTATGGTGCTGGATGCCAGTCAGCCCTCTGACCTACTTGACAGCTTCTACGCCTGCAACACCCACGTTGTCTGCATTGCCAGTGTGCCAG GTGTGTTGGAGACTGATTATCCGGCAGGCGAAGAGGTACCTCAAGACCTGGAGGCTAGCCAAGGTGACAGGGCTTCACTGGCTGGCAGTGTGGCCAGTGTGGGCTCTGCAGGCAGCGATGGTGCGACGGCAGCAGAGGGGACCACCGCCATCCCCCAGACAGCCAGCTCAGGTGTCACTGATCAGCCGGCTGAGCACAGCGGCTACTCTGGCTCAG TTGAGCTGTCCAGAGAGACCAGTCCAGCAGAAGATGGCATTCCCACGGCGGAAGAGGCAACCGAAGCGACGGAGGCTAACGCTGGTGTGGGCGAAGAAGGGGAGGAGGACCAGGGAGCGGATCAAAACCAGCCAGGAATCTACACTGAGCACGTGTTCACTGATCCGCTGGGGGTGGGACCCACTGACTCCtctcctgcagacacacaaag GGAACCTTGGCAGGATGGTCTGACTTCCTTGCCAGAAGACTCAGACCCATCGGAGGGGGAAGTCCTGAGGATGAGCAGCGCCCTCCCCACCATGTGGCTGGGAGCTCAGAACGGATG TCTGTATGTCCACTCGTCTGTGGCTCGATGGAGGAAGTGTCTCCATGCCATAAAGCTGAAGGACTCCATCCTTGGCATAGT GCACGTTAAAGGGAGAGTGCTGGTGGCTTTGGCTGATGGGACTTTAGCAATTTTCCACAGAGGCATTG CAGACGGTCAGTGGGATTTAACCAACTACCACCTGTTGGATCTGGGCCGGCCCCACCACTCTATCCGCTGTATGACTGTAGTGCATGACAAGGTGTGGTGCGGCTACAGGAACAAGATCTACGTCATCCAGCCTAAAGCCATGAGGATAGAG CAGAAGTCGTTTGATGCTCATCCTCGCAAGGAGAGTCAGGTGCGGCAGCTGGCCTGGGTCGGAGACGGCATCTGGGTGTCCATCCGACTGGATTCAACTCTACGCTTGTTTCACGCCcacacctaccagcacctccagGATGTGGACATCGAGCCCTACGTCAGCAAGATGTTGG gtacGGGTAAGCTGGGCTTCTCGTTTGTGAGAATTACAGCTCTGACGGTGTCCTGCAGCCGACTGTGGGTGGGGACAGGAAACGGCGTCATCATCTCCATCCCGCTGTCTGAAG CCAACAAGACAACGGGAACAGTGCCAAATCGGCCCGGCAGTGCTGTACGAGTTTACGGTGATGACAGTTCAGACGGCGCCATGCCAGGCAGCTTTGTGCCATACTGCTCAATGGCCCACGCCCAGCTGTGTTTCCACGGACATCGAGATGCTGTCAAGTTCTTTGTCACCGTGCCAG GTCAGGCAATGCCCCCTCCTGGCAGTGCAGATTCAGGCTCAGATGACCCACCATCTGAATCCTCTGACACAGCGACCTCTGAGCCCAAAACCTACCTGGTCATGAGTGGTGGCGAAGGCTACATTGACTTCAGAATGG GTGATGAAGGCGGTGAGTTGGACGGTTTATCAGGGCCTACAGGCAGCCAGCAGTCTGCACCTACAAAGGGCGAGCAGAGCCACCTCATCGTCTGGCAGGTCACAACCTCCCatgattga